In the genome of Henningerozyma blattae CBS 6284 chromosome 5, complete genome, one region contains:
- the SNC2 gene encoding SNAP receptor SNC2 (similar to Saccharomyces cerevisiae SNC1 (YAL030W) and SNC2 (YOR327C); ancestral locus Anc_7.67) — MSSSMPYDPYVPPEEMATDQKAAALKAEIDDTVGIMRDNINKVAERGERLASIEDKADNLAVSAQGFKRGANRVRKQMWWKDLKMKMCLVLVIIILIVVIVVPIVVHFT; from the coding sequence atgTCTTCTTCAATGCCTTACGATCCATATGTACCTCCAGAAGAAATGGCTACAGACCAAAAAGCTGCTGCTCTTAAGGCCGAAATTGATGACACTGTTGGTATCATGAGAGATAACATTAATAAGGTTGCTGAACGTGGGGAAAGGCTAGCTTCAATAGAAGATAAAGCAGATAACTTAGCTGTTTCAGCTCAGGGCTTTAAGAGAGGTGCTAATAGAGTTAGGAAACAGATGTGGTGGAAAgatttaaagatgaaaatgtGTTTAGTACTTGTTATCATCATATTGATCGTCGTTATTGTTGTTCCTATTGTCGTCCATTTCACCTAA